The Actinomycetota bacterium genome includes the window AGCGTCGGTTGTCGGGTTGTAGATCCCGCCCAGAACAAAGCCCCGCTCGGCCAGATGTGCGATCACCTCGTGCGCCAGTGCCTGACCTGAATAAAGCTCGACAAACGACGCCTCCACTAGGACGTAGTCGAGGAGGCCGAGCAGCTCTCCGACGCCCAGCAGGACGTTCAGCTCTGTGCCCTGGACGTCGATTTTCAGGAGTGCCGGCGGTGTGAGCTGTGAGGAGTCCAGCACCTCGTTAAGCGGCAGTACGCTGACCCTCTCCACGCCGCGCTGCTCCGTACCGGGGAACGTACTCTCCTGCAGAGCGGTTATCGGAAGTAGTGACGACGAGTCGTCGCTGGCGGATACGTGGAAGTCGGCTTCTTCAGAGGTTTTGCCAACGGCTACCCGGTGGAGCACCACCCTTTGATCGCCTTCAAATACCCGCGAATATCGCCGTACGGCTGCTGGGAGGGGCTCAAAAGCAATGATTTGCGCCGAGGGGTGGAGGCGGCGCGCCACCAGGGAAAACTGCCCCCCATT containing:
- a CDS encoding FkbM family methyltransferase, which gives rise to MSLPQKASKLLAAVRHRRFRKALRYGVAPAIEHNALLRSLPPLGSIVDVGANGGQFSLVARRLHPSAQIIAFEPLPAAVRRYSRVFEGDQRVVLHRVAVGKTSEEADFHVSASDDSSSLLPITALQESTFPGTEQRGVERVSVLPLNEVLDSSQLTPPALLKIDVQGTELNVLLGVGELLGLLDYVLVEASFVELYSGQALAHEVIAHLAERGFVLGGIYNPTTDAEGRSVQADFFFTRRPGLVEDDVHGVT